A section of the Malus sylvestris chromosome 17, drMalSylv7.2, whole genome shotgun sequence genome encodes:
- the LOC126609582 gene encoding probable tyrosine-protein phosphatase DSP4, which translates to MKLELNNLHHSEDQETDSESEMCRTIEVVAGSGGVQLSPDKQTSGADDCADDLFIPPLNFSLVDNGIFRSGFPEPANFSFLHTLGLRSIICLCPEPYPEPNTEFLKSNGIKLFQFGIEGYKEPFVNIPDDTIREALKVVLDVRNHPVLIHCKRGKHRTGCLVGCLRKLQRWCLTSVFDEYQRFAAAKARVADQRFMEMFDVSSLKHLPMTFSCSKR; encoded by the exons ATGAAACTGGAGCTCAATAATCTTCATCATTCGGAGGATCAAGAGACCGACAGCGAGAGCGAGATGTGCAGGACAATCGAAGTTGTCGCCGGAAGTGGAGGCGTCCAGCTCTCTCCGGATAAGCAGACCTCCGGCGCCGACGACTGCGCCGACGACCTCTTCATTCCGCCGCTCAACTTCTCCTTGGTCGATAACGGCATTTTCAGGTCGGGCTTCCCGGAGCCCGCCAACTTCTCCTTTCTCCACACTCTAGGCCTCCGCTCCATCAT ATGTTTGTGTCCGGAGCCGTATCCAGAGCCGAATACGGAGTTTTTAAAGTCCAACGGGATTAAGCTTTTTCAGTTTGGAATTGAAGGCTACAAG GAGCCTTTTGTAAACATCCCGGATGATACAATCCGTGAAGCACTAAAAGTTGTCCTCG ATGTAAGGAACCACCCTGTCTTAATTCATTGTAAACGAGGGAAG CATCGAACGGGTTGTCTGGTGGGGTGCTTGAGAAAATTGCAGAGATGGTGCCTCACGTCTGTTTTTGACGAATACCAGCGGTTTGCAGCTGCGAAAGCGAGAGTTGCGGATCAGAGGTTTATGGAGATGTT